Genomic window (Ruminococcus flavefaciens AE3010):
GTGCCCTTATCGTGAGTTACGCGATACTTTGTAGGTATCTTCTCGGCTAAAGCCATGACCTCTTTATCAAGGAAAGGAACGCGAAGCTCCAGAGAGTTAGCCATACTCATTTTATCGGCTTTCAGGAGGATATCTCCTGCCATCCACATATGCAGATCGAGATACTGCATTTTTGTAACATCGTCCTTGCCCTTGACATTGGCATAAAAGGGCTTCGTAATAACTGTCGGCTCGGGAGCGTCTGTAGTGATCTTCAGAAGTTCCTTGCGCTCCTCGGGTCTGAACATATAAGCGTTACCGATAAAGCGCTCCTCAACGTCCTTGCCCTTGCGGACGAAGAAATTAACTCCGCGCTTAGCGGGAAGCTTGGAAGCGATGCTACCTATACCGCGTTTTACAAACCGCGGCAGCTTGTCATAAACTGTACCGTTTGGATCACTGTAAACATTATAGCCGCCGAATATCTCGTCAGCGCCCTCGCCTGAAAGAACTACTTTCAGCTTTTCAGATGCAATATTGCAGACAAAATACAGGGCGATAGCTGACGGGTCTGCAAGAGGTTCGTCCATATGATACTGTATCATTGAAAGGTTATCCCAGTACTCCTCAGGAGTGATAACCTTACTTGTATTCTCTTTGCCTATAGCCTTTGAGAAGTTCTTTGCCCAGCCAATCTCATTGTACTTTTCATCTGTGCCGAAGCCTACAGTAAATGTCTTGTCAACATCTGCAATTGCTGCAACATAGCTTGAATCAACACCGCTGGAAAGGAATGAACCTACCTCAACATCAGCTATTTTATGTGCTTCTACCGAGTTGTGGAAGGTATCGGATATCTTATTTACCCATTCGTCGAGAGAAGGCTTTTCATCTGCATTAAAGTGAACGTCCCAGTAGCGTTTGGCTTCAAAGCGACCGTCCTTTAATTTGAAATAGTGTGCAGGGGGAAGCTTGTAAACATTTTTAAAAAACGTCTCGTAAGTAGGGGAGAACTGGAAGGTGAGATAGTTCTCAAGTGCGGTTGTATTGAGCTCTTTTGTAAACTTTGGATGTTCAAGGAAGCTCTTTATTTCGGAACCAAACATGAATGTACCATTCATATTTGCGTAGTACATAGGTTTGATACCAAAGAAATCGCGTGCGCCGAAAAGCTCCTTTTTGTTCTTATCCCATATTACAAAGGAAAACATGCCTCTCAGCTTATTGAGAAGCTTTTCGCCGAACTCCTCATATCCGTGTATAAGCACCTCGGTATCAGTATTGGTCCTGAATTTATGACCTGCTTTAACAAGTTCCTGACGTATATCCTTATAGTTATATATCTCGCCGTTAAAAACGATCACCAGCGAGGAATCTTCATTAAAAATAGGCTGGTCTCCCGAAGAGCTGACATCGATGATACTTAGTCTGCGATGCCCCAGAGCAATATCCTCATCTATATATTTTCCCTCGGCATCAGGACCTCTGTGTCTTATGCGGTCCATCATTTTTTCAAGAACGTCGTTTGAGTTATAAATATTATTCGTAAAGCCTACGATTCCGCACATATAAAAGTTACCTCCGATTTTCTATCTACAAAATCTCCCACAATATTATACTACATATTAAAGGATTTTGCAACACCAAACCCACAATTCGGAATTATTATTTATCGTCGGGATCATCTGATTTGATTTTTGAAAGAGGATTGCTTTCAATAGCGTTTCTGACATTTTCGTCATTTAAATGCGTGTATATCTCTGTAGTGGAAATGCTTGCGTGTCCGAGAAGCTCCTTTAGAGTAAGAACATCAGCATCTCCGTACTGATACATAAGAGTTGCAGCTGTATGTCTTAGCTTATGTGTTGTAATACCCTTGCCGTCAAGCTCAGCCTTTTTAATAGTATCCTCAACTATCTGCTGAACTCTGCGCTTGGAGATACGCCTGTTTTGATTGCTTATAAATAAAGCAGGTTCATCAGCTGCTTTAGGATTATTTTTCCTGATCGCAAGATACTTCTGCAGCGCATCAACACATGCATCATTAAGGTAAACCATTCGTTCCTTGCTGCGCTTACCGAGAACTTTAAGACGATTCTCATAGAAATCAATATCAGAGATATTGATACCAACAAGCTCGCTTAATCGCATGCCACAGTTCAGAAAAAGAGTTATAATACAATAATCACGTTTAGAATCAGCTGTATCAGCTGTCTGCAGCAAACGCATACTTTCGTTAAGAGAAAGAAATTTCGGCAGGGAAGCCCTCGGAACAGGAACATCAAGGTCCTTTGTAGGATTTTCCTTTATAATATGAGCTACTTTTTCAAGATATTTGAAAAAATTTCTAAGTGAAGAAAGCTTTCTGTAACGAGCTCTGTCCTTATTATGACGTTCATCGGATGTATAAAAGATGAAATTATAAATATCACTGACCGAGATTTTCTGAAGCTCCTCAACAGTCATATCCCGAATATCAATATCCTCGATATCTTTGCCTGTATTATGGTTACATTCGTAGATATACCTTAAAAAAAGGCGTATATCTGTGTAGTATTCCTCAATTGTACGCTGTGCCAGAAGCTGAACGATCTTTATATGCACAAGATATTCGTTTAAAAATTCAGGATTTGCGTTATTGTTTAAATTTTTCATAAATAACCTTTCTCAACAAGATATCCAAGAACTCGCGCTTCACGTTCAAGCATTAAAAGATCGTAATCTCCGTGATCGTGAGTGCGATTTACAGATATAGCGAGCTCCGGCAATACATATTTCAGAGTAAAGCCTTCATCAAGCTCATATTCATCAAGGTACTGATTTGCAACAGATTTTTCAACATTGCACAGATAATAGAAGTTTTCCTGTTCAAAGATCAAATTCTCAGCAAATCTGCTTTTCTGGATACGCAGCACTGATCCAAGCTCCATAACCGAGCCGTCTATAACAGTTAAGCCAGTTTCTTCAAGAACCTCACGTTTAAGAGTTGTTATATGATCTTCATCGTTTTCAATTCCGCCGCCGGGAAACTTATAATAATCATATTTCTTGCTATAAACTAATGCTATTTTTCCATCTTTAATTATTACTCCGCGAACTGACGGACGTCTGAAACGCGCAAAACTATCATCATAGTCTTTTTGATCCATAATGAATAATCTTTCCATAATATAGTCCCCTCGTTTTATCTCTTATCAAAGTTTCACCAAACTTTGATTTGGTGAAACTTTGTCTCTTTTTTCGTTAGTCTTATTATATCATTTTTGTGATACAATTTCAAGAAAACAGCTATAAAAAAGCTCCCTGTTACGGGAGCTTTCTGAAATTACTTTTTCTTTTTCTTGCTGCTATTGTGATTATTTGTCTTTGCAGGAGCGTTATTCTTAACAGGAGAAGCTTTTTCTACAGGTGCAGGAGCCACTTTAGCAGCTGGCTCAAGACATTTATAAACTACTGCAGCGATAACCGCACCAACAAATGGACCTACGATAAATACCCAAAGATCACTGATAGCATCTCCACCTGCTAAAAGTGCAGGACCGAGGCTTCTTGCAGGATTTACAGATGTACCTGTAAGACCTATTCCGAAAATATGAACAAGTGTAAGTGTAAGACCGATTATGAGTCCGCCGAATGAACCGTGCTTAGCATTCTTTGATGTAACTCCGAGAATAGTAAGTACAAATATAAATGTAAGGATTATCTCTACGATCACACCTGCGCCTGCATTACCATTTACACCTGCGAGACCATTAGCACCGTATCCTCCTGTCATATCTGTAACATCACCAAGATCAAAGATGAGTTTTAATGTACCTGCTCCCGCGATCGCGCCAAGGCACTGTGAAACGACATAGCCTACAAAATCAGTAAATGTCATTCCTCCGCTCAAAAGAACTCCAAGCGATACTGCAGGATTGATATGACATCCAGAAATATTGCCTACACAATAAGCCATACCGACAATAACAAGTCCGAATGCGAGAGCAGTAAGTATATATCCCCCGCCGTTCTTTGCGTCACAGCCTACCAGCATTGCCGTACCGCAGCCAAGAAGAACAAGCACGAATGTACCTATTACTTCTGCTACATATTTTTTGATTGATTCCATATAATTGCCTCCTTAACATATAAAATTATTTCGGATATACCGATAATTTAATTATATCATCATTTATACATTTATGTCAATATTTTCTAATAAAAAATACAGATAATTATTTATGCTCAATATTATGCAAATTGTAAAACACCCCACCCGCTTTACGGGTGGGGGTGTTTTATGGTTCTTTTTCGATAACTTTTCCGTTTTTAAGGCTTTCCTGACAGTCGATATATCTCTGGTTGGAGCTTCCGCGGAATTTTATTTCCCAATCCTTTTGTTCAAGGATAAACGGTCCATCTATGAGATAATCGGTCACAGCAAGCAAGTCTCCCCAATGATTCTGATCGCGCTCTTCAAAAAGCTTTTCAAACGTATAGCCCGTATATGTTATTATATCAAGTCCCAGCTTTTTTATCTCTCTGCCTAAATCAGCCAGAGCTTCTGCCTGACAAAAGGGCTCTCCCCCGCTGAATGTTACTCCGTCAAGCAATGGGTTCCCTTTTATCTTTTCAAGAAGCTTTTCTGTTGTAGTAACAGTTCCGCCCTCAAAATCATGAGTCTGTGGATTATGGCAGCCCTTGCAGTTATGCGGGCAGCCCTGAACAAATACAGTAAATCTTATTCCAGGACCGTCAACTATTGAGTCGTTGACGGTTCCTGCAATTCTGAGTTCCATTATATCACCTTATACATTATGCTTAACTCGGTCATGCTCTTCTGCACGCTTTCCGTTGTTAAAACGATCCAGTGTACCAACAAGATAGCCTGTGATTCGTCGTATCCTGTCAAACGCAACATTGTCGGAATGCTCTTTTCGTCCGCAGCAGGGACAGGTCTCACCGATGATGCCTGTGTATCCGCAGCAAGGGTCACGATCAACAGGGTGGTTGATAGCGCCATAGCCTATTCCCGACTCCTTCATGCAGCGAACGATCTTTTCAAATGCGCTGAGGTTCTCAAGGGGATCGCCGTCGAGCTCGATATAGCTTATATGACCTGCGTTAGTAAGCTCGTGGTAAGGAGCCTCTATCTTTATCTTCTCAAATGCACTGATAGGATAGTAAACAGGTACATGGAATGAGTTTGTATAATAGTCACGGTCTGTAACACCTTCGATTATACCGTACTTCTTGGCATCCATACGTACAAAACGACCTGAAAGACCTTCCGCAGGAGTTGCAAGAAGTGAGAAGTTAAGACCTGTTCTCTTTGATTCCTCGTCAAGACGCTTTCTCATTGAAGAAATGATCTCGAGACCGAGCTCACGAGCCTCTTCGCTCTCACCGTGATGAGCTCCGATAAGAGCCTTTAAGGTTTCAGCAAGTCCGATAAAGCCAACAGATAGCGTACCGTGTTTAAGTACTTCACCTACTGTATCATCAGGACCCAGCTTGTCGGAATCGATCCATATCCCCTGTCCCATAAGGAACGGATAGTTTCTTACTCTCTTCTGAGACTGAATATTGAAGCGGTGCATGAGCTGGTCGATAACGAGCTCCATTTTTTCCTCGAGCATTTCAAAGAACAGACCAACGTTATGGTCGGCCTTGATAGCAAGACGAGGAAGATTTATAGATGTAAAGCTGAGGTTGCCTCTGCCTGTAACGATCTCTCTTGAAGGATCGTAGTTGTTTCCGATTACTCTTGTACGGCAGCCCATGTATGCTATCTCAGTATCAGGATTGCCCTCCTTGTAATACTGGAGATTGTACGGTGCATCGATAAACGAGAAATTCGGGAAAAGTCGCTTTGCAGAAACTCTGCAGGCAAGCTTGAACAGATCATAGTTAGGATCATCAGGATTGTAGTTGATGCCCTCTTTGATCTTGAATATGTGTATCGGGAAGATAGGAGTCTCGCCGTTGCCGAGACCTGCTTCCTGAGCAAGAAGGACGTTCTTTATTACCATTCTTCCCTCAGGAGTTGTATCTGTACCGTAATTTATAGAGCTGAAAGGTGTCTGAGCGCCTGCACGGCTGTTCATGGTATTAAGGTTGTGGATAAGCGCCTCCATAGCCTGATAAGTAGCTCTGTCGGTCTCTTTTTCAGCGTTTCTTGTAGCGAAAGCCTGAATTTTCTCCGCAGTTTCCTTATCTGTATACTTCAGCAGAAGCTCCAGTTCCTTTTCCTTATAGCCGTTATCATTGGCAAGTGTTGGTTTAAGTCCGAAGTTTTCTGACATCTCTTTCTTTATTTCATCTATTGCTTCAAACTCGTTCTCAACTCCGCCTATAAGCGACAGAGCTCTTGCAACATTCTGTGTATATCTTGACGCATATGTTTTCTTTACGCCGTCAGCCATTGCATAATCAAAAGTAGGGATACTCTGTCCGCCATGCTGATCGTTCTGGTTGGACTGGATAGCGATACAGGCAAGAGCAGAATAGCTTGCAATATCGTTTGGCTCTCTGAGGAAGCCGTGTCCTGTGGAAAAGCCGTTAGTGAAAAGCTTTTTAAGATCGATCTGTGTACATGTGGTAGTCAGAGTATAGAAATCGAGGTCGTGTATATGGATATCGCCCTCGCGGTGAGCCTTTGCGTGTGCAGGCTCAAGGACATACATTTCATAGTATTCCTTTGCGGATACAGAACCGTATTTGAGCATGGTGCCCATAGCTGTATCGCCATCTATATTAGCGTTCTCACGCTTTATATCACTGTCTTTTGCAGGACTGAAAGTCAGCTCGTTAAGTACGCACATCAGATTGGTCTTCATCTCACGTGAGCGTGTACGCTCGTAACGATAGAGAATATATGCCTTTGCTGTTTTAGCGTGACCTTTTTCGATAAGAACTTTCTCGACGAGGTCCTGGATCTCTTCAACAGTTGGAGTTTTTCCCGGGTATTGTTCCTCATACAGTCTGCACACCTCGACTGCAACGTCCATTGCAACGTTGAAATCTGTACCTCCGCGAGCTTGTGCAGCCTTAAAGATAGCGTTTGCGATCTTCTCTATATTAAAAGGAACTTTTCTTCCGTCTCTTTTAATAATATGGATTATCATTTCTTTATCATACCTCCAAACACAATATATAGTGTCTCTCTTTTCAATCGTTCTTTATAAGTATATAGCATTATTCAATGAATGTCAATGTAGGTTATAGACAATGTAACTGTTGAAAAGGCGGAAGTTTTTAGAATATTCGTGCATAAATCATTTATAAAATAGGCTTTTAGCGATATTCCGAGCTTTGAAGCGGTCTACAGACAGTAAAACGCCCAAACACTATATATAGTGTTTGGGCGAAAAATTATACAATATGACAAAGCACATATTCGGCAATGGTTTTATATGCTTTTTCGGTAAGAGCACCTGTATCAGTGCTTATAAATTCTTTTGAGATATTTCCGTCAACTCCCTTTAGAGCTGTATTGGTGTCTATGCAGTATACATTGTTTGTGTTTGCAATAGAGAGAAGCTTTGTATTGAATTCGTTTATAACTCCGTTATCAATGGCGCCTCCCTCACTCGCGGGCGGAAGCTGCATAATGTATATATCTGCGTCTGTGAGATAGCCTCTTACGTTTTTTACTAACTCGGTATAGCTTGATATCATGTCATCTACAGATGATGTTCCGATATCATCTCCAAGCATGATGTAAACAACTTCGGGCTTCTTGATTTGCAGTATCTCATATACGGTTTTAGTTCCGTATGAAGACTCTAACGTATAAGTGTTGCAGTTCGCCGCACCGAGCTCTCCGCTTCCGATAATATCCGTAAGTCCCGTATACTTTCCCATATCGATAAGAGTATTGTCTGTTACCAGACAGCAGGAATCAAGATATGAGCTGTCCCTTGGCTGAGACTGAGCTATCGGATTTGTAACGGAAGAGCCGTTCTGCTGAACAGTCTGCGCCGAACCGTCTGAACCGCCTGAGCTTTCTCCGTCCGACTCTGCGGGAGGTTTTTCTTCAACAACAACATTTTCAAATTCATCACTGAAAAAATTCTCATTGAAGTTTGCCGCAACCATATATAATATGAAACACGCGGCAAACGAGAGCAGAAAAATCGAAATAAGTCCCCAAAAGCTGAACCTGACCTTTGGTCTGCCGCGTTTCTTGTCAGATATTCTTGTTATGCTTTTCTTTTTAGCCATATATACTCCTGAAATAATTAAGCGCCGGCTTTTTCAAGGCACACTGCGCTATGATTTGCCGTTACGGCAGTTACATATATTATACCTCTTTTTATTATTCTTTGCAATACTTTTAGGAAGTTTTATTTTATTTTTGCTTATCGTCTTGAATTATTCACGAAAAAGGACTATAATG
Coding sequences:
- a CDS encoding tyrosine recombinase XerC; this translates as MKNLNNNANPEFLNEYLVHIKIVQLLAQRTIEEYYTDIRLFLRYIYECNHNTGKDIEDIDIRDMTVEELQKISVSDIYNFIFYTSDERHNKDRARYRKLSSLRNFFKYLEKVAHIIKENPTKDLDVPVPRASLPKFLSLNESMRLLQTADTADSKRDYCIITLFLNCGMRLSELVGINISDIDFYENRLKVLGKRSKERMVYLNDACVDALQKYLAIRKNNPKAADEPALFISNQNRRISKRRVQQIVEDTIKKAELDGKGITTHKLRHTAATLMYQYGDADVLTLKELLGHASISTTEIYTHLNDENVRNAIESNPLSKIKSDDPDDK
- a CDS encoding NUDIX domain-containing protein, producing MERLFIMDQKDYDDSFARFRRPSVRGVIIKDGKIALVYSKKYDYYKFPGGGIENDEDHITTLKREVLEETGLTVIDGSVMELGSVLRIQKSRFAENLIFEQENFYYLCNVEKSVANQYLDEYELDEGFTLKYVLPELAISVNRTHDHGDYDLLMLEREARVLGYLVEKGYL
- a CDS encoding MIP/aquaporin family protein, producing the protein MESIKKYVAEVIGTFVLVLLGCGTAMLVGCDAKNGGGYILTALAFGLVIVGMAYCVGNISGCHINPAVSLGVLLSGGMTFTDFVGYVVSQCLGAIAGAGTLKLIFDLGDVTDMTGGYGANGLAGVNGNAGAGVIVEIILTFIFVLTILGVTSKNAKHGSFGGLIIGLTLTLVHIFGIGLTGTSVNPARSLGPALLAGGDAISDLWVFIVGPFVGAVIAAVVYKCLEPAAKVAPAPVEKASPVKNNAPAKTNNHNSSKKKKK
- a CDS encoding anaerobic ribonucleoside triphosphate reductase; protein product: MIIHIIKRDGRKVPFNIEKIANAIFKAAQARGGTDFNVAMDVAVEVCRLYEEQYPGKTPTVEEIQDLVEKVLIEKGHAKTAKAYILYRYERTRSREMKTNLMCVLNELTFSPAKDSDIKRENANIDGDTAMGTMLKYGSVSAKEYYEMYVLEPAHAKAHREGDIHIHDLDFYTLTTTCTQIDLKKLFTNGFSTGHGFLREPNDIASYSALACIAIQSNQNDQHGGQSIPTFDYAMADGVKKTYASRYTQNVARALSLIGGVENEFEAIDEIKKEMSENFGLKPTLANDNGYKEKELELLLKYTDKETAEKIQAFATRNAEKETDRATYQAMEALIHNLNTMNSRAGAQTPFSSINYGTDTTPEGRMVIKNVLLAQEAGLGNGETPIFPIHIFKIKEGINYNPDDPNYDLFKLACRVSAKRLFPNFSFIDAPYNLQYYKEGNPDTEIAYMGCRTRVIGNNYDPSREIVTGRGNLSFTSINLPRLAIKADHNVGLFFEMLEEKMELVIDQLMHRFNIQSQKRVRNYPFLMGQGIWIDSDKLGPDDTVGEVLKHGTLSVGFIGLAETLKALIGAHHGESEEARELGLEIISSMRKRLDEESKRTGLNFSLLATPAEGLSGRFVRMDAKKYGIIEGVTDRDYYTNSFHVPVYYPISAFEKIKIEAPYHELTNAGHISYIELDGDPLENLSAFEKIVRCMKESGIGYGAINHPVDRDPCCGYTGIIGETCPCCGRKEHSDNVAFDRIRRITGYLVGTLDRFNNGKRAEEHDRVKHNV
- the asnB gene encoding asparagine synthase (glutamine-hydrolyzing), producing the protein MCGIVGFTNNIYNSNDVLEKMMDRIRHRGPDAEGKYIDEDIALGHRRLSIIDVSSSGDQPIFNEDSSLVIVFNGEIYNYKDIRQELVKAGHKFRTNTDTEVLIHGYEEFGEKLLNKLRGMFSFVIWDKNKKELFGARDFFGIKPMYYANMNGTFMFGSEIKSFLEHPKFTKELNTTALENYLTFQFSPTYETFFKNVYKLPPAHYFKLKDGRFEAKRYWDVHFNADEKPSLDEWVNKISDTFHNSVEAHKIADVEVGSFLSSGVDSSYVAAIADVDKTFTVGFGTDEKYNEIGWAKNFSKAIGKENTSKVITPEEYWDNLSMIQYHMDEPLADPSAIALYFVCNIASEKLKVVLSGEGADEIFGGYNVYSDPNGTVYDKLPRFVKRGIGSIASKLPAKRGVNFFVRKGKDVEERFIGNAYMFRPEERKELLKITTDAPEPTVITKPFYANVKGKDDVTKMQYLDLHMWMAGDILLKADKMSMANSLELRVPFLDKEVMALAEKIPTKYRVTHDKGTDETKYITKYAMRLAAKKDTPEQTAKTAAKKKLGFPVPIRVWLKEDKYYELVKSYFESESAQEFFNIAPLLKLLDDHREGKADNSRKIWTVFIFLIWYKVYFENNGKY
- the nrdG gene encoding anaerobic ribonucleoside-triphosphate reductase activating protein, with product MELRIAGTVNDSIVDGPGIRFTVFVQGCPHNCKGCHNPQTHDFEGGTVTTTEKLLEKIKGNPLLDGVTFSGGEPFCQAEALADLGREIKKLGLDIITYTGYTFEKLFEERDQNHWGDLLAVTDYLIDGPFILEQKDWEIKFRGSSNQRYIDCQESLKNGKVIEKEP